In the genome of Terribacillus sp. FSL K6-0262, one region contains:
- a CDS encoding amino acid ABC transporter ATP-binding protein produces MLAVKGLKKTFGTNTVLKSIDLQVDKGKVIAILGPSGSGKTTLLRCLNALEIPDEGIVGFEDHQVDFSQKVKQQELIKLRRKSGMVFQSYNLFPHRTVLENVMEGPVQVQKRDKQTVRNEAIELLDKVGLKDKKDLYPYQLSGGQQQRVGIARALAIKPELMLFDEPTSALDPELIGEVLRVMRDLANEGWTMVVVTHEIKFAQEIADEIIFIDGGVIVEKGSPAEVLSNPKEDRTQRFLHRILNPTE; encoded by the coding sequence ATGCTAGCAGTAAAAGGTTTAAAGAAAACTTTCGGTACAAATACAGTGTTGAAATCCATCGATTTGCAAGTGGATAAAGGCAAGGTGATTGCGATCCTCGGACCATCGGGTTCCGGGAAGACAACGCTATTGCGCTGTTTGAATGCACTGGAGATTCCGGATGAAGGAATCGTCGGCTTCGAGGACCATCAAGTGGATTTCAGCCAGAAGGTCAAACAGCAGGAATTGATCAAACTGCGCCGCAAATCAGGCATGGTGTTTCAATCTTATAATCTATTCCCGCATCGTACGGTGCTGGAAAATGTCATGGAAGGACCTGTTCAGGTCCAAAAACGAGACAAACAGACTGTACGGAACGAAGCCATCGAATTGCTTGATAAAGTAGGACTAAAGGATAAAAAAGATCTGTATCCGTACCAGCTTTCGGGCGGACAGCAGCAGCGGGTGGGGATTGCCAGGGCGCTTGCAATCAAACCGGAGCTCATGCTGTTCGATGAACCAACTTCCGCGCTCGATCCGGAACTGATCGGGGAAGTGCTCCGAGTCATGCGCGATTTGGCCAATGAAGGCTGGACGATGGTGGTCGTCACGCATGAGATCAAATTCGCCCAGGAAATCGCCGATGAAATCATCTTTATCGATGGCGGCGTCATTGTCGAAAAAGGATCGCCGGCAGAAGTGCTTTCGAACCCAAAAGAAGATCGTACACAGCGCTTCCTGCACCGGATATTGAATCCGACAGAGTAA
- a CDS encoding glucose 1-dehydrogenase — protein MEFKDKVVLITGAAGGIGIAAAKKFAAEGAKLALVDLSRETLENAAASIEAEKLLLSANVAKEEDVVNYVQKTTEHFGRIDVFVNNAGINGEFANIVDSSVENLEKVLAVNVVGAFLGLKHVLKVMTAQKSGAVVNTASNGGLLGAPGMSAYIASKHALIGLNKTAALEVADYGVRVNAVAPSGVDTAMMRSIETNAAKGHEEEARKGFEASVPMNRYATAEEIADLMLFLASEKASFITGSYYRIDGGQGTTSA, from the coding sequence ATGGAATTCAAAGACAAAGTGGTACTTATTACTGGGGCGGCAGGCGGAATCGGAATTGCGGCTGCCAAGAAATTCGCTGCTGAAGGGGCGAAGCTGGCTTTGGTGGATCTTTCCAGGGAAACATTGGAAAACGCTGCAGCATCCATCGAGGCAGAGAAATTACTGCTGTCAGCCAATGTTGCGAAGGAAGAGGACGTAGTGAATTACGTACAAAAAACAACAGAGCATTTTGGCCGGATTGATGTATTTGTCAATAACGCTGGTATCAATGGGGAATTCGCGAATATCGTCGATTCTTCTGTGGAGAATCTGGAAAAGGTGCTCGCTGTCAATGTAGTCGGTGCTTTCCTCGGATTGAAGCATGTATTGAAAGTGATGACAGCGCAGAAAAGCGGTGCAGTGGTGAACACAGCTTCCAACGGCGGGTTGCTTGGAGCTCCAGGCATGAGCGCTTATATCGCTTCGAAGCATGCGCTTATCGGCCTTAATAAAACAGCTGCATTGGAAGTGGCTGATTATGGCGTCCGTGTAAATGCTGTTGCACCATCTGGAGTGGATACGGCAATGATGCGTTCCATCGAAACAAATGCGGCAAAAGGACATGAAGAAGAAGCCAGAAAAGGCTTTGAAGCGAGCGTACCGATGAACCGTTATGCTACGGCAGAAGAGATTGCCGATTTGATGCTGTTCCTGGCTTCTGAGAAAGCTTCCTTCATTACAGGCTCTTATTACCGCATCGATGGCGGACAAGGAACAACTTCCGCTTGA